A part of Paenarthrobacter sp. A20 genomic DNA contains:
- a CDS encoding glycoside hydrolase family 3 N-terminal domain-containing protein, translating into MRKIQTIASLGVSIAAAGAILAMASGCSTGSGSTAQTTTEGTPSASPSTPSGTPKPSTASAVPTKPTTVPSPSAAPATTSPTVAEQQLAALSLEQRVGQLFMVAAKATGAEPGTMQALKQYHAGNVYLSGRSKAGSAATAGVVSALTGTVSAATTGGIPLYVATDQEGGYVQVLSGPGFSTIPTALVQASSGPAKLRTDAATWGRELRSAGVNVNLAPVLDTVTSPEFAPSNAPIGHFQREYGYEPGTVSVLGDAFADGMKDAGVAPVVKHFPGLGRVVPNTDVTSDVRDTVTTRDDPALEPFHAAIKSGTQWVMVSNAFYDRIDPANIAPFSPTVMDTMLRADAGFKGIVLSDDLCSAAQLEAWSDADRALNFFGAGGTMLVCADPASIPAMHQAVVKKAQSDPAFRAKVDAAALTVLRVKAGQ; encoded by the coding sequence ATGCGCAAGATCCAGACAATTGCATCCCTCGGTGTGAGCATCGCGGCGGCTGGAGCTATCCTCGCCATGGCGTCGGGTTGCTCAACCGGCAGCGGAAGCACCGCCCAAACCACAACGGAAGGGACGCCGTCGGCCTCTCCTTCCACGCCGTCAGGCACCCCGAAGCCCAGCACCGCGTCAGCGGTGCCAACGAAGCCGACAACGGTTCCTTCGCCCTCTGCCGCGCCGGCCACCACCTCTCCCACTGTGGCCGAGCAACAGCTGGCTGCGTTAAGCCTTGAGCAGCGCGTGGGCCAGTTGTTTATGGTGGCGGCCAAGGCCACCGGCGCCGAGCCAGGAACCATGCAAGCGTTGAAGCAGTATCACGCGGGCAACGTCTACCTAAGTGGGCGCAGCAAAGCAGGCTCTGCCGCTACTGCCGGCGTTGTGTCTGCGTTGACGGGAACGGTCTCGGCCGCCACCACCGGCGGCATACCCCTCTACGTGGCCACCGACCAGGAGGGCGGGTACGTCCAGGTTCTTTCGGGCCCTGGATTCTCCACGATTCCCACGGCCTTGGTGCAGGCATCCTCCGGTCCTGCCAAGCTCCGCACTGATGCTGCAACATGGGGCAGGGAGCTGCGCAGCGCTGGCGTCAACGTCAATCTCGCGCCGGTCCTGGACACGGTCACGAGCCCGGAGTTCGCGCCGTCCAACGCCCCCATCGGCCACTTTCAACGTGAGTACGGCTACGAACCCGGCACCGTTTCCGTCCTGGGCGACGCCTTTGCGGATGGCATGAAGGACGCCGGAGTGGCGCCTGTAGTGAAGCACTTTCCCGGTTTGGGCAGGGTTGTTCCCAACACGGACGTCACCAGCGATGTCCGGGACACCGTCACCACGCGGGATGATCCTGCCTTGGAGCCGTTCCACGCAGCCATCAAGTCGGGCACGCAATGGGTCATGGTATCGAATGCGTTCTATGACCGGATCGATCCTGCCAACATTGCACCGTTCTCACCGACGGTCATGGACACCATGCTGCGTGCGGATGCGGGCTTCAAAGGCATCGTTCTCTCGGATGACCTTTGCAGTGCCGCGCAGCTGGAAGCCTGGTCCGATGCGGATCGAGCCCTGAACTTCTTTGGCGCAGGCGGAACCATGCTGGTGTGCGCTGATCCCGCGAGTATTCCAGCAATGCATCAGGCCGTGGTGAAGAAGGCGCAAAGCGATCCCGCGTTCCGGGCAAAAGTGGATGCCGCGGCTTTGACGGTTCTTCGGGTCAAGGCCGGGCAATGA
- the hemL gene encoding glutamate-1-semialdehyde 2,1-aminomutase — MTSNTPVSDQLFDRARSLMPGGVNSPVRAFGSVGGNPKFMVSAKGAYLTDADGKEYVDLVCSWGPALLGHAHPAVLDAVHAAVDRGLSFGASTPDEANLAAIVKERVSAVERLRMVSTGTEATMTAVRLARGFTGRNLIIKFAGCYHGHLDGLLAAAGSGVATLALPGSAGVTEATAAETLVLPYNDLDAVEAAFATHGSNIAAVITEAAPANMGVVTPGEGFNAGLSRITKEHGALLILDEVLTGFRTGYAGYWGLTGRQEGWAPDLLTFGKVIGGGMPTAALGGRADVMDYLAPVGPVYQAGTLSGNPVAMAAGVATLTNATPEVYAFVDARSLELSAALSSALDAAGVDHSIQRAGNLFSVAFGTSAHGVHNYADAQGQETFRYAPFFHSMLDSGVYLPPSVFEAWFLSAAHDDAAMNRIVDALPAAAKAAAAASA, encoded by the coding sequence ATGACTTCAAACACCCCTGTCTCCGACCAGCTCTTCGACCGCGCGCGGTCCCTTATGCCCGGCGGGGTCAACTCCCCGGTCCGCGCCTTCGGATCCGTCGGCGGAAACCCGAAGTTCATGGTCTCGGCCAAGGGGGCTTACCTCACGGATGCCGATGGCAAGGAATACGTGGACCTCGTGTGCTCCTGGGGTCCGGCGCTGCTGGGCCACGCTCACCCGGCAGTACTCGACGCCGTCCACGCAGCAGTGGACCGCGGGCTGTCCTTCGGTGCTTCCACGCCGGATGAAGCCAATCTTGCGGCGATCGTCAAAGAGCGTGTCTCGGCCGTCGAGCGCCTGCGGATGGTGTCCACTGGCACAGAAGCGACCATGACTGCGGTCCGCCTTGCGCGCGGCTTTACCGGACGCAACCTGATCATCAAGTTCGCTGGCTGCTACCACGGCCACCTGGATGGGCTGCTTGCCGCCGCAGGCTCCGGCGTCGCCACGCTGGCATTGCCGGGCTCGGCCGGCGTCACGGAAGCTACGGCAGCTGAAACTTTGGTGCTGCCCTACAACGACCTCGACGCCGTCGAGGCCGCCTTCGCGACGCACGGGAGCAACATCGCCGCTGTGATTACCGAGGCGGCTCCGGCCAACATGGGCGTTGTCACCCCGGGGGAGGGCTTCAACGCAGGGCTGTCCCGCATCACCAAGGAACACGGTGCGCTTCTCATCCTTGACGAAGTCCTCACGGGATTCCGCACAGGCTACGCCGGCTACTGGGGGCTGACGGGCCGCCAGGAAGGCTGGGCGCCGGATCTGCTGACCTTCGGCAAGGTCATCGGCGGCGGAATGCCGACGGCGGCACTTGGCGGCCGTGCCGACGTCATGGATTACCTCGCTCCCGTAGGCCCGGTCTACCAGGCAGGCACACTGTCCGGGAATCCTGTTGCCATGGCCGCCGGAGTAGCAACGCTGACAAACGCCACCCCCGAGGTCTATGCGTTTGTGGATGCCCGTTCCCTGGAACTCTCGGCGGCGCTGTCGTCAGCCCTGGACGCTGCAGGAGTGGACCACTCCATCCAGAGGGCCGGAAACCTGTTCTCCGTTGCGTTCGGCACTTCGGCCCACGGCGTCCACAACTACGCCGATGCGCAGGGCCAGGAGACGTTCCGCTATGCGCCGTTCTTCCACTCCATGTTGGACTCCGGGGTCTACCTTCCGCCGTCCGTCTTCGAGGCCTGGTTCCTGTCAGCGGCCCACGACGACGCCGCGATGAACCGCATTGTGGATGCCTTGCCGGCGGCTGCAAAAGCTGCGGCTGCCGCGTCCGCCTGA
- a CDS encoding LLM class flavin-dependent oxidoreductase, with protein MTSVPSDPTAPVAANHILLGLNTFGDAGLDAEGNPKEHASVLRELLEEAKLADAVGIHAFGVGEHHRRDFAVSAPEVFLAAAAAVTSRIRLGSAVTVLSSDDPIRVFQRFATVDAIANGRAEVMLGRGSFVESFPLFGLDLADYEVLFEEKLELFDKVRAQKPIHWEGRTRPNVGGLQVYPRLQHHLLPAWIGVGGTPESVLRCAEYGYPIIFAIIGGEPRRFAPLVNLYREAMGKYGHPMRQIATHSPGFIADTDEAAREELFPHWLEQRNRIGAERCWGPGNRGEFDAMCGPEGALYVGSPETVARKIVLLKRNLGVDRFDLKYSNGTLPHQSMMRCIELYGTEVAPRVAELLAGAS; from the coding sequence ATGACGTCCGTTCCCTCCGACCCCACAGCGCCGGTAGCGGCCAACCACATCCTGCTGGGACTGAACACCTTCGGCGACGCGGGGCTGGACGCCGAAGGCAACCCCAAGGAGCATGCCAGCGTGCTTCGCGAGCTGCTGGAGGAAGCAAAACTGGCTGACGCCGTCGGGATCCATGCTTTTGGCGTGGGCGAACACCACCGGCGGGACTTTGCTGTCTCCGCACCGGAAGTCTTCCTTGCAGCCGCAGCCGCTGTGACGTCCAGGATTCGCCTGGGATCGGCCGTCACGGTCCTCAGCTCCGATGATCCGATCCGGGTCTTCCAAAGGTTCGCAACCGTGGATGCCATCGCCAACGGCAGGGCTGAGGTCATGCTGGGGCGAGGCTCTTTCGTTGAGTCCTTCCCGCTGTTTGGCCTGGACCTGGCGGACTACGAGGTCCTCTTCGAGGAAAAGCTTGAGCTGTTCGACAAGGTGCGCGCCCAGAAACCCATCCACTGGGAGGGGCGCACACGGCCCAACGTCGGTGGACTCCAGGTCTACCCGCGGTTGCAGCACCACCTTCTGCCGGCCTGGATCGGTGTGGGCGGCACGCCTGAGTCCGTTCTGCGCTGTGCTGAATACGGGTATCCGATCATCTTCGCCATCATTGGGGGAGAGCCCCGCCGCTTTGCCCCTCTGGTGAACCTGTACCGCGAGGCCATGGGCAAGTACGGCCACCCGATGCGCCAGATCGCAACCCATTCACCCGGATTCATCGCCGATACCGATGAGGCCGCCCGGGAGGAGCTCTTCCCGCATTGGCTTGAGCAGCGCAACAGGATCGGCGCCGAGCGGTGCTGGGGTCCGGGCAACCGGGGCGAGTTCGATGCCATGTGTGGCCCCGAGGGTGCGCTCTACGTAGGCTCTCCGGAGACCGTCGCGCGAAAGATCGTCCTCCTGAAGCGCAACCTTGGAGTGGATCGCTTCGACCTCAAGTACAGCAACGGAACGTTGCCGCACCAGTCCATGATGCGCTGCATCGAGCTCTACGGCACAGAGGTGGCCCCTCGCGTCGCCGAACTGTTGGCTGGCGCTTCGTAG
- the hemB gene encoding porphobilinogen synthase, which translates to MSFPNHRPRRLRTTPAMRRLTAENRLAPADLILPAFIREGLTEPSPISSMPGVVQHTTDSLKRAAAEAVELGVGGIMLFGVPAVRDAQGTASLDPEGVLNKAIRDVKAEVGDDLVIMGDVCLDEFTDHGHCGVLDADGYVDNDATLEIYGRMAVAQAEAGAHVLGPSGMMDGQIAVIRQALEESGNKNTAVLAYAAKYASAFYGPFREAVDSQLKGDRRTYQMDAANRREAILEVELDLEEGADMVMVKPAMSYLDILADVAAMSPVPVSAYQISGEYAMIEAAAANGWIDRRGAITESVLGIKRAGADTVLTYWASELAGWLKES; encoded by the coding sequence ATGAGCTTTCCAAACCATCGTCCCCGCCGCTTGCGCACAACTCCCGCCATGCGCAGGCTCACCGCTGAGAACCGACTGGCACCCGCAGACCTGATCCTGCCGGCTTTCATCCGTGAAGGACTCACTGAACCCAGCCCCATCAGCTCCATGCCGGGAGTCGTCCAGCACACCACCGATTCCTTGAAGCGTGCGGCAGCCGAAGCCGTGGAGCTGGGCGTGGGCGGCATCATGCTGTTCGGTGTGCCGGCGGTACGTGACGCGCAGGGTACTGCGTCCCTCGACCCTGAAGGTGTCCTGAACAAGGCCATCCGCGATGTCAAAGCGGAAGTCGGCGATGACCTGGTGATCATGGGCGACGTTTGCCTGGACGAATTCACCGACCACGGCCACTGCGGTGTGCTGGATGCTGACGGATATGTGGATAACGACGCCACCCTGGAGATCTACGGCCGGATGGCGGTGGCGCAGGCCGAGGCAGGCGCCCATGTGCTGGGGCCGTCGGGAATGATGGACGGCCAGATCGCCGTGATCCGCCAGGCGCTGGAGGAATCCGGGAACAAGAACACTGCGGTCTTGGCTTACGCCGCCAAATACGCCTCTGCTTTCTATGGCCCCTTCCGGGAAGCCGTCGATTCCCAGCTCAAGGGTGACCGGCGGACCTACCAGATGGACGCGGCCAACCGCCGTGAAGCCATCCTGGAAGTTGAACTGGACCTCGAAGAGGGCGCCGACATGGTGATGGTCAAGCCGGCCATGAGCTACTTGGACATCCTGGCCGATGTCGCAGCCATGAGTCCCGTGCCGGTCTCGGCCTACCAAATTTCAGGTGAGTACGCCATGATCGAAGCGGCTGCGGCAAACGGCTGGATCGACAGGCGCGGTGCCATCACCGAATCCGTCCTGGGGATCAAGCGTGCCGGGGCCGATACCGTGCTGACCTACTGGGCCTCCGAACTTGCAGGCTGGCTGAAGGAGTCCTGA